The Bemisia tabaci chromosome 5, PGI_BMITA_v3 genome includes a window with the following:
- the Sobp gene encoding uncharacterized protein Sobp isoform X1 yields MMAFPGNNVHCRGIKLSINAKEREPKDLSVKNGGKPLSWCNLQKRDRGERQKRVMIVDRKRRKPSSPFSEDSCASDDIEACSIGSPPSHIDTTSPRVSPLPPAVIPNGYVACGWCQKVVKSKAISFKAVNGDKSFCSEVCFTQCRRASFKRKKTCDWCKHVRHTVNYVDFQDGDHQLQFCSGKCLNQYKMNIFCRETQAHLDLHPHLQGSETTKTKTANSTNLITPDLWLRDCESDSSPSASPSPPPHPPSPPTPPCVPSPLIEIKVSTPSSPPSSATPTTSDHGINLRVRKEILNRKRKKAEAESPVNPPPPLPNNFFNFNPHPERPPFNPEALHRPPFNPEAMPRPPFNPSFPHMFPPFHRPMRLPPPLLPINRPMVPPPPPPSQLLPPPTVLIPYPVALPIPVPVPIPVPIPIPLEVFATLRQKEDKSSQPPAEKVQVKTEPVSPPPTAWQEAEEEPEKRPTSRASLEKQKTVPAPCI; encoded by the exons ATGATGGCGTTCCCAGGGAATAACGTGCATTGCAGAGGGATAAAATTGTCCATCAACGCGAAGGAGAGAGAACCTAAG gattTAAGTGTGAAGAATGGCGGGAAGCCGCTGAGTTGGTGCAATCTTCAAAAACGGGACCGGGGCGAGAGGCAAAAGCGAGTGATGATCGTGGATCGGAAAAGACGAAAACCCAGCTCACCATTTTCCGAGGACAGCTGTGCTTCGGATGATATAGAGGCGTGCAGCATCGGAAGTCCGCCCAGCCATATAGATACGACGTCTCCTAGAGTATCTCCTTTGCCACCCG CAGTCATTCCCAACGGATACGTAGCGTGCGGCTGGTGCCAAAAAGTTGTCAAGTCGAAAGCGATTAGTTTCAAAGCCGTCAACGGAGACAAATCGTTCTGCTCGGAAGTATGCTTCACTCAGTGTCGCAGGGCCAGCTTCAAAAGGAAGAAAACATGTGATTGGTGCAAACACGTTCGACACACAGTAAACTACGTAGATTTCCAGGATGGCGACCATCAGCTACAATTTTGCAG CGGAAAATGCCTGAACCAGTACAAGATGAACATCTTCTGCCGCGAGACGCAAGCCCACCTGGACCTCCACCCCCACCTGCAAGGCTCGGAGACCACGAAAACCAAAACGGCGAATTCGACCAACCTCATCACGCCGGACCTGTGGCTCCGGGACTGCGAGTCGGACTCCAGCCCATCCGCCTCACCCTCCCCGCCTCCTCACCCACCCTCCCCGCCCACACCTCCATGTGTACCCTCACCCCTGATAGAGATCAAGGTCTCCACCCCTTCGTCGCCTCCATCCTCCGCTACCCCAACCACGAGCGACCACGGCATCAACCTGCGGGTCCGAAAGGAGATCCTCAACCGGAAGCGGAAGAAGGCCGAGGCCGAATCTCCAGTCAATCCGCCGCCTCCACTCCCCAACAACTTCTTCAACTTCAACCCCCACCCCGAGCGGCCGCCCTTCAACCCGGAAGCCCTACATAGGCCGCCCTTCAACCCCGAGGCCATGCCTAGGCCGCCCTTCAACCCCTCCTTCCCGCACATGTTCCCGCCTTTCCACCGCCCTATGCGGCTGCCTCCGCCTCTTTTACCGATCAACCGACCCATGGTGCCGCCTCCACCCCCTCCCAGCCAACTCCTCCCCCCTCCTACGGTGCTAATCCCCTACCCCGTCGCCCTGCCCATCCCAGTCCCCGTGCCGATTCCTGTGCCCATCCCCATCCCCCTGGAGGTCTTCGCCACCCTCCGGCAGAAGGAGGACAAGTCTAGTCAGCCCCCAGCGGAGAAGGTGCAGGTCAAGACGGAGCCCGTTTCACCACCGCCTACCGCCTGGCAGGAGGCGGAGGAGGAACCTGAGAAAAGACCGACCTCCAGGGCATCTCTGGAGAAGCAGAAGACTGTCCCCGCACCGTGTATCTAG
- the Sobp gene encoding uncharacterized protein Sobp isoform X2 — MMAFPGNNVHCRGIKLSINAKEREPKDLSVKNGGKPLSWCNLQKRDRGERQKRVMIVDRKRRKPSSPFSEDSCASDDIEACSIGSPPSHIDTTSPRVSPLPPVIPNGYVACGWCQKVVKSKAISFKAVNGDKSFCSEVCFTQCRRASFKRKKTCDWCKHVRHTVNYVDFQDGDHQLQFCSGKCLNQYKMNIFCRETQAHLDLHPHLQGSETTKTKTANSTNLITPDLWLRDCESDSSPSASPSPPPHPPSPPTPPCVPSPLIEIKVSTPSSPPSSATPTTSDHGINLRVRKEILNRKRKKAEAESPVNPPPPLPNNFFNFNPHPERPPFNPEALHRPPFNPEAMPRPPFNPSFPHMFPPFHRPMRLPPPLLPINRPMVPPPPPPSQLLPPPTVLIPYPVALPIPVPVPIPVPIPIPLEVFATLRQKEDKSSQPPAEKVQVKTEPVSPPPTAWQEAEEEPEKRPTSRASLEKQKTVPAPCI; from the exons ATGATGGCGTTCCCAGGGAATAACGTGCATTGCAGAGGGATAAAATTGTCCATCAACGCGAAGGAGAGAGAACCTAAG gattTAAGTGTGAAGAATGGCGGGAAGCCGCTGAGTTGGTGCAATCTTCAAAAACGGGACCGGGGCGAGAGGCAAAAGCGAGTGATGATCGTGGATCGGAAAAGACGAAAACCCAGCTCACCATTTTCCGAGGACAGCTGTGCTTCGGATGATATAGAGGCGTGCAGCATCGGAAGTCCGCCCAGCCATATAGATACGACGTCTCCTAGAGTATCTCCTTTGCCACCCG TCATTCCCAACGGATACGTAGCGTGCGGCTGGTGCCAAAAAGTTGTCAAGTCGAAAGCGATTAGTTTCAAAGCCGTCAACGGAGACAAATCGTTCTGCTCGGAAGTATGCTTCACTCAGTGTCGCAGGGCCAGCTTCAAAAGGAAGAAAACATGTGATTGGTGCAAACACGTTCGACACACAGTAAACTACGTAGATTTCCAGGATGGCGACCATCAGCTACAATTTTGCAG CGGAAAATGCCTGAACCAGTACAAGATGAACATCTTCTGCCGCGAGACGCAAGCCCACCTGGACCTCCACCCCCACCTGCAAGGCTCGGAGACCACGAAAACCAAAACGGCGAATTCGACCAACCTCATCACGCCGGACCTGTGGCTCCGGGACTGCGAGTCGGACTCCAGCCCATCCGCCTCACCCTCCCCGCCTCCTCACCCACCCTCCCCGCCCACACCTCCATGTGTACCCTCACCCCTGATAGAGATCAAGGTCTCCACCCCTTCGTCGCCTCCATCCTCCGCTACCCCAACCACGAGCGACCACGGCATCAACCTGCGGGTCCGAAAGGAGATCCTCAACCGGAAGCGGAAGAAGGCCGAGGCCGAATCTCCAGTCAATCCGCCGCCTCCACTCCCCAACAACTTCTTCAACTTCAACCCCCACCCCGAGCGGCCGCCCTTCAACCCGGAAGCCCTACATAGGCCGCCCTTCAACCCCGAGGCCATGCCTAGGCCGCCCTTCAACCCCTCCTTCCCGCACATGTTCCCGCCTTTCCACCGCCCTATGCGGCTGCCTCCGCCTCTTTTACCGATCAACCGACCCATGGTGCCGCCTCCACCCCCTCCCAGCCAACTCCTCCCCCCTCCTACGGTGCTAATCCCCTACCCCGTCGCCCTGCCCATCCCAGTCCCCGTGCCGATTCCTGTGCCCATCCCCATCCCCCTGGAGGTCTTCGCCACCCTCCGGCAGAAGGAGGACAAGTCTAGTCAGCCCCCAGCGGAGAAGGTGCAGGTCAAGACGGAGCCCGTTTCACCACCGCCTACCGCCTGGCAGGAGGCGGAGGAGGAACCTGAGAAAAGACCGACCTCCAGGGCATCTCTGGAGAAGCAGAAGACTGTCCCCGCACCGTGTATCTAG